The sequence below is a genomic window from Oreochromis niloticus isolate F11D_XX linkage group LG3, O_niloticus_UMD_NMBU, whole genome shotgun sequence.
CTGTAAGAgagaaaagacaagaaaaatcCAACATGAGTAACTCATTTTGAAACATTTCAGATAACATCTTTCCACAGACCTGCCAAActatttaataaatgaaatgatttaTTCATGTCAGCAGAGGTATGGCAGATGAccatgctgctgttgtggtttaTAGTAATATGAACGCATTCGTGTGCACACTTTCTCCCCCGTTTCTTTCTTATCGATCGCTGCATTACTGGCATTGATCGTTTTATTTCTGTACACCATGTCATGTTGTTTTGTCTGAAGCTGCTACatcatttttcttcttgtttgccTTCAACTTGCTTTGAAGAGGACATACAAGCTGAATAACGCTGTGAATGACGCATTTACTGATCCTACAAACTGATATTCAACACTTAGCTTGGaaatattagctgcatttaattAAGTAAAGACATAATCGCATCAAGACGATGGCAGCAGGAAATGGGTGGAGAGCTTAAACTGTCAGCTGAAACGAGAAAATAAGTCTTTACTCAGTACTCACCGAGAGGATGCCAGTCATCTGTGTGTAAAACAAGGAAGTCATGCCTCCAAACATGACCACGCCCATTAGCGCAGAGATTCGCAGCAGAGCCAGTTCGTGACGTGTAGTGAACTTTTCCTGAGTGAAAGAGAACAGTGCCCTTTGTTGTGAAAACCTCTTATCTTATCATCTTAAAGTTCCATTTGCTGATTttcccactgtcaaatatgaaTGTTTATAGTTTTCCATTAGTGTAGCTGAATCTCATAAtaaacatggccaaagtttcaaataatgaggtcagagtATGAACATCAATCGCTGTAGGAAAAAGGCATTTTTTATACTCTTGGCTCTCTGTGATGTAGGTGTGGGCAgatatccctaatatggtcatctcaggtgCACAGCTATGTGAATGGAGCAGCCCCACCCACCTACTGTTTAAACATGCTGGATatgaaggggcagccaatcataAGAAAAGTCTTTATTCAAACTGTGGATGAACTGAGAGGCTTCACTGAGGCCCAGTAAAAGGTAAATAATGATATGTTTAAAGTTACACAGCAGAGAATAAAATTATGAAGCTGGACATGAGTAGAGgccaacttttaaaaacaatccCATGGACCTACCTGGTCTAGTCCTGTCAGGGGCTGGAAGTAATAGTACTGACAGAAGTCCAGCACCAGCGTGAATAAGCTGAGGACCTGAGCATAGAAACACAGCTGCAGGAAGAGCCAGTGGTTGTCCTCTCCCACACAGTTATTAATCCTGCAACGGAAATAAAGTGCATTTAGCAAGTGATCACATATTTGTTTATCACAGCAGTGGACACACATGGCATGCTATGATATGTTCAGTCATTAAATAAGCTTTCAAATCTCAGTAATTGAATAAACAAGAATGGATGGAAGCATGAGGGTAGGTGTTCGTGTATGATTACCAGGGACAGTGGTGGTCCATCCTGCGCACACAGTGGCCACAGCGACTGCAGTGGTGCGACCTTTTAGGTCTCATTAAGTTGCACTTATTGCACAACTCCCAGTGCTCTCTctctgaaacacaaagacaacaaaCACTATGTAACAATCATCAATCCGAAGAGAGTTGATACTGCTAGTCGGTACCGGAGTAACAGACAAACTGGACATATACAAACAAGTGGTAAGCAGTGAGAAAAGCATTTACCAGCATGAGGTATGTGTGGGTCCACAGGAAGACGGCCTGGATCTGCCGTGGAAGCTCTGAACAGCGCTGCTAGGCAGAGTCCTGAAGCTATGTAGTAACCTAAAGAAATACAGTGTTTTAATTCCACTGATGGGGTGTGATTGGGCACATTCTTTTCCAGTTTCCAAAGaaactcattttcagtttttcacgtGTCAACACAAAAGGTAAGGAAACTCACAAACAACAATGGCCCAAGGAATGTGTCCCTCATTGTAGTGTGGAAACAGAACCAGTTTGGGAACAAAAAAAGTGTTGTAGAGCCAGATCCCAAATACCATACTGATGCACAGCCAGCCCATAGGATCCACCACGAAGTGCAGTCGAAGCTTCATGGTTGCTGGGAATTCTGGGAAACCTACAGTGTACCAAGCACGCAGGCACACACAAATTTAAGACACTGACAAACATGGTGTGTAGTTCTTTAGTTTACAGCTACTTGAAATGATGTGTTTCAGGCAAAATACCCATCACTGAGACCTGCATTTTGCCCTGCACATTATAATAGATCTATaactaaacaacagcaggatTAAGGATACCTTTATAAGATTTGTACGTACAAGGACATATCAGATACTGTGTGGAATGTGTCTTAAACAAAGGCCTAACCTCTGTGTAATGCAAAGCAGATGTTTATCAACCAGGCACCTGATAGCCTGAGCAATCTACCCcccagctgtcagactcctgaactctgcctcctgacatctgacccacgttaaactcatggactgaacatacacacacccacaaccactagcactttatcactatcacaattatcctaactgcactactgtatagttctgtgtgaatatcattctgtacatatgataatttttcaatcctacaactgtttataacttgcatagttcacatttctgtataactgtatatctcagatttctgtatagtttttatttcatatttatatcctgttcatagcctgtacatagcttttactcactacagcctgtacatacttatagttatagaatattcataacatacttcacaccgtgtacattataacataccataatagacccatttctgtaatatacttacacatctatattattgctaatatatattgtattatatctatatcacggctaaaagcactttctggatggatgcaaactgcatttcgttgccctgtacctgtgacatgtgcaatgacaataaagttgaattctattctattctattctattctaacctTACACTGAATCTTATTATCAGCATTATCGAATACAGTAACACTGCTAGAACACAGTACGAACAGCCCTCATAACCACGTAACCACTACCAGAGCCTCGTTATTTGTAAAGCCTCGCCTGCTCCATCATTCATAGTgctgaaaacactcacaatcGTGATGGGCTGGGTTCTATAAGCCTGACTGTGTTAGCTAACATCTACGGGCCAACGCTGCTGTGCTTCACTCGCGTAGATATGAACCAACGCGTTTATTGTCAAATATACTTCTCGTGAGCCAAAATGAAAAGACACTTACTTTTTCGTCCTATTCGGCGAACGAATCAGTGAGACTACTTCCTCATCGCCTCTGTGGGACCTGTTTTGCTACctgcaatggaaaaaaaagtcacacttCCGGTCACATTTCCAGTCTAAAAAATAAAACCGGAACAAgcattatttgcattttttcctTTAAGTATAAACGGGGATTTAATGGGAAGCATTGAAATTTTTAATAAAGGTATTCTGTTTCATATTACGTAAAACGAAATCAtggaaaactaaaaacaaaccaagATACCGAAAATGTTAAATTATTCATAAAAGcaatgatttgattaaaaaaaaatcacgtcATTTGCTGGCGAGACTTACGTGTTTATTAAGATGTCCTAAGTCTACATAAAAGCTTGGTATTAACATTAAACTCTCGTTTGACGTGACAGATAACGTTAAtatgattttttaaaacaacGGCACTTTTTACGTTTGAGCTGTTTTTTTTACGTCGATATTTCTAGTTTCCTGCTCACTCCGCAAAGTCGGCAGCTTGATATTGCTGTTGTAGCAGGTTGGTGGCGGCCTCGCTCTGCTGCCGCCCTGTGGTCAACTGTGATCAATACATTTTGATAAAATATATTCAAAAATACAAACCTAAAATACAGTTGGAAAAACACTATTCTAATGTTAATGTTATAAACGTAAGACAATTAATATTCAACATAATTAATTAAACATTAGTTTGAAAGGTGCGTCAATCCTAATAATGACGTAATTCAACTTCCGCTAGCAATAGCGGCTGGTGTTTGTTGACAGCGACGCCGCATAGCGTAACAGTGCCACAGTAGTTTCATTGTGCTGTTGAAGCAAAAATGGCATCATCCAATTCGTACAAACTCAGGTGTTCAATCCCGGGCCACGAGATGGACGTCAGGGGACTCGCCGCTACTGTTTTTCCAGAGGGAGCATTCGTGTCGGTGTCCAGAGACCGAACCGGAAGAGTCTGGGTACCAAACTCCAGGTAGCTAGCGCTAGCTTGCTGCTCAGAAACTGCTGCCTGGCTACGATTAATTTCAGGGTACAAGTCACTCTGCGCAAAGAGAGTGACTTGTCCGGACACGAAAAGTGTCAAGGCAAATCACGCCTTACTGAATATTTTACTATTTCTGATTTCATATTTGTAAAAATGGCTAGTAGCTAAGTTAGCCAAAAAGCACAGTGCTAACGTTTGCTCAAATTAGCTTTGTCATTCATTCAGCTGCAACTGTTCTTTTACGAAACACGAAACTGAAACAGATTCGGagtgtttatttttgtcagttaaTTTGCCTAGCCATCTTACAAATAAGAGCCAAAAGAACCTAACTTCTTCCCTCAGTAATAATTGTTAACTTTCGTCCTTTTCTCCTTCTGACAGCTCAGACAAAGGCTTCACAGAAATGCACTGTATGTCTGGACACTCAAATTTTGTATCCTGTGTATGCATCATCGCACCCAGTGAAACATACCCTCGGGGACTTGTTGCTACAGGCGGGAACGAtaataatatttgtgttttctcaCTGGACCGACCGCAGCCCATCTTCACTCTCAAGGGTCACAAAAATACAGGTGAGTTGTGCTCTCCTCGCTGTTTTTAGTAGTGAGGATTAACTGCTTGACCTGTTACTCGTCACAGTGTTTCTGGTTCCTGGCTTTCTAACTTTAAACCTCCACAGTTTGCACTCTGTCGTCTGGGAAGTTTGGGACACTTTTGAGTGGTTCCTGGGACACTACAGCCAAGGTCTGGCTCAATGAGAAGTGCATGATGACCTTGCAGGTATGCGGTCCTCTACACTTTTCAGCTTGCTTGGATGGTGATTAGTGTCTCAATTGATTTGAAAAAATTGAGTTTGAAAAAAATTGACAGAACATGTTTTGAGCTTGTTAATTTTGTTACAGGGCCACACTGCAGCAGTGTGGGCAGTGGCTATTTTACCTGAACAAGGCCTTATGCTGTCGGGATCAGCAGATAAGACCATAAAGCTTTGGAAAGCAGGACGATGTGAGAAGACGTTTACAGGTGAGGATATGCAGGTGTATATTggacttgggtttttttggggggggggttgggcCTTGCATTTTAAACAGATCTGTGTGTATACAAAAAGTAGACTGGCTGATGATtaatatgattggttgtctgtCTTTGATTATGTGGTTAATAATATAAACCAACAGTATTGTAGGATATTGGACAAAACCATAACTTTGTcaaagtaaaattttaaaatgataacTGCATATTTTTAGGGTTAAGTTATGGTTAAAAAATATTTCCCTTCCATCATAGGTCATGAGGACTGTGTGAGAGGCCTGGCAGTGATCAGCAACACTGAGTTCTTCTCGTGTAGCAATGACGCAAGTATCAGAAAGTGGCTGGTGACAGGCGAATGCGTACAGGTCTACTACAGCCACACCAACTACATCTACAGCTTAGCTGTCTTCCCCAATAGCCAAGGTTTGTTGATTGTatcaatatttaaaaacaagggATAGAACTGAGAGACTTGAAACCAGCAGTCAGTGGTGCTCTGTGGTTTATTCAGCCGGCTTCCAGTTCTTTTCACATTCTGAGATGGTAGCTACTTCCTACACCCTGCCCTCacccttattttttttttcctcttagaTTTTTATAAGCACAGGGGAGGACCGGAGTCTGAGGATATGGAGGCAAGGAGAGTGCTCTCAGACCATCCGCCTGCCTGCTCAGTCTGTGTGGTGCTGCTGTATTTTACCTAATGGTGACATAGTAGTCGGAGCCAGGTAACAGAGCTGCTTTTGGCATGCTAATATGCAATCAGGTCATAGTGATTTCCTTGATCATGTTACACCGTAAATATTTAAAAGCCCATTAATGACAGTGTTCACTGTCCTCATTCATTGCATCTCTCCTGCATTCAAACAAATGTTGAATGAAGCAGTAAGTAGTTCTGTGGCTAAACCAGAAGCTGCTCCTCTGCCCACAGCGATGGCATTATCCGCGTGTTCACGGAAGCTGAGGACCGCATGGCTAGTGCAGAGGACCTGCAGGCCTTTGAAGATGAACTTTCCAAAGCCACCATCGACCCCAAGACCGGGGATCTTGGTGACATCAAACTGGAGGATCTTCCTGGAAGAGAACACCTGAACGAGCCTGGTAATGCAGCAGGCTGCTATTTATTTTGTCATATAAAACGGTGAAGCTGTTCTCTGTGCATCAGGGTGGATTTGTTTACAACAGGGAATCGCGATGGACAGACACGGTTGATCAAAGATGGACAGAAGGTGGAGGCATATCAGTGGAGCGTCAGTGATGGCCGCTGGATGAAAATCGGAGACGTGGTCGGAGGCTCAAACCAACAGACCTCCAAGAGTGTCATGTACGAAGGAAAGGTGAGGCTACAAGCTCAGAGTCAGTAAGCGGGACGTCGCATATGAGCTGTCATTAATGTGACCCCCCCCCCATCTGCGTGCAGGAGTATGATTATGTATTCAGCATTGATGTGAATGAGGGAGGGCCATCCATGAAGCTGCCTTACAATGTGACAGACGACCCCTGGCTGACAGCGCACAACTTTCTGCAGAAGAATGACCTCAGCCCGATGTTCCTTGACCAGGTTGCCAATTTTATCATTGAGAACACCAAAGGGCACGTGGTGGGACCAGCCCAGCCCGCTGGTGGTGACCCCTTTACTGGTGAGGTCCAAAAGATGGATACTGCTGCTGGCTTCTTTGCTGTACATTTAGAACAATTTCACTGGAACGATTAAGGAATCTTAGATAGGATGTATGATGTGTTTCACCTCTTTATTTGACAGGAGGAGCTCGGTATATCCCTGGTTCTTCCAGTGATACTGCAGGCCTTGGAGCTGATCCTTTTACAGGTATAGTTTGTTTACTCAGAGGTGTTCATAGTCAGAACTTTTATCTGTAAGTGCAGTTTCacagctgtgttttttgttttttttttcttcacaggcGCTGGTCGCTACATCCCAGGGTCAGGCCCAAACCCAGGTGCTCCTGTTGGTGTAGCGGATCCCTTCACAGGTAACTTGGTATCAAAAGGAACAATTGGGACTTGGGAGATACAAGTCCCAATTGTTCCTTTTGATGGAGTTATGAGGCCTGTGTCtcatacttttttcttcttctttttttttttttgcctttaacTAAATTGCTCCAGGACTGCAGTGAATTATCGAGTCATTTGAAGAACACAGTTCTTGCTTCGGTACCTAATATAATCCACAACTGTGGAGCTCAGTCATCACCACATAAATAGTTTAACGTGCAGCTCAAGGTCTGTCTACACACACCTTAAAGAGGTGGAGCTGTTACCGAGACTGAGCTCAAGTGGTGTGAAAGAAAAAGGCTTTTAAGTCTCCAAAACAGCAGTGTTTGTTGTTGTATTCACAGTAAAAATCTTTACTAGGAAAAAGATGGTGGAAGTCCTGAATGAAACCAGCTTTTCAACAAGCTCTAGCGTGAAGAAAAGGGAACTTTGGAGCTGCTCCCATCCACCACTGTTTGTCTTACACAGTGAAAAGCTACagaagttaaaataaaagtgtttaaGCAGATTAGCTGTTAACTTAATCTGATGTGATGTTTAAATTAAGCAGCTTACTGAAGGCTGTCATCAGCCGTCCTGCTTTCTGTCACAGCAGCTAGCAGGGGCGAATCTAAAGTGGATACTGGAGTGTGCCATTATTTCAAGGCTTTAGTAACATTACTTTGTACATTTAGATTCATATAAAAAGGTTGGCCATTGAATTAATATTAGCATTAATTATTAACATTTACACCATCATAGCATTTATTTTCTGCAGTAGGAAACATTGCGTGAAAGCACAGAGCAGACCTCTGAGAATGCTGACATGCTCGCTTTTCTTCTTTAATATTATATTTCCTTTCTGTCTCCCTGCTTTGCAGGAGGCGGTGCATACTCCTCATCAGCCTTGAGACAAACAACCAACATCTACTTTCCCAAGACTGATGGTGTGACCTTTGAGCAAGCCAACAGCTCTCAGATCATTGGTAAGCATTTCAGTGTGGTTTGTTAACTCTCGCTGAATAACTTGTGCTTTAAAGTGGGTGATATTTGGAGCCTTCATATATTTtaagaatttttattttattcttgtcCGTAACGTAGtgtaagaaaatgtgttttccacCTGTCCTTAACAGCTAAGTTGAAGGAGCTAAATGGAGGTGCTCCTCAGGAGCACAAGCTCTCTGAAGAAGTTCTGGAAAGCCTTGAGAGGCTTTTGTTGTCTGTGTGTGGACTCAACTCCTCTGAGCCTGCTCCGACCATCCAACAGATCAACCTGCTTTGGAAGGCTTCTCACTGGCCTGaaggtaataaaaaaaaaaaaaaaagtctcatcCCAATTCATGTGTGTTTTAATGCTCTTTAGGTCATTTTTCTTCACTAATAAGACCCCACCCCAATCTTTCTTCATGCTTTGTAGATATTGTGTTTCCTGTCCTGGACATTATGAGGCTGGCAGTGCGCCACCCGCAGGTTAATGAGAGCCTTTGTGGAGAGGCAGAG
It includes:
- the zdhhc21 gene encoding palmitoyltransferase ZDHHC21 yields the protein MKLRLHFVVDPMGWLCISMVFGIWLYNTFFVPKLVLFPHYNEGHIPWAIVVCYYIASGLCLAALFRASTADPGRLPVDPHIPHAEREHWELCNKCNLMRPKRSHHCSRCGHCVRRMDHHCPWINNCVGEDNHWLFLQLCFYAQVLSLFTLVLDFCQYYYFQPLTGLDQEKFTTRHELALLRISALMGVVMFGGMTSLFYTQMTGILSDMTTIEKMAHFSNEIYGAKKSWQWALAEVCGTRWKLLWLIPLRSRQPLNASHQFRSHV
- the plaa gene encoding phospholipase A-2-activating protein; translation: MASSNSYKLRCSIPGHEMDVRGLAATVFPEGAFVSVSRDRTGRVWVPNSSSDKGFTEMHCMSGHSNFVSCVCIIAPSETYPRGLVATGGNDNNICVFSLDRPQPIFTLKGHKNTVCTLSSGKFGTLLSGSWDTTAKVWLNEKCMMTLQGHTAAVWAVAILPEQGLMLSGSADKTIKLWKAGRCEKTFTGHEDCVRGLAVISNTEFFSCSNDASIRKWLVTGECVQVYYSHTNYIYSLAVFPNSQGLLIIFISTGEDRSLRIWRQGECSQTIRLPAQSVWCCCILPNGDIVVGASDGIIRVFTEAEDRMASAEDLQAFEDELSKATIDPKTGDLGDIKLEDLPGREHLNEPGNRDGQTRLIKDGQKVEAYQWSVSDGRWMKIGDVVGGSNQQTSKSVMYEGKEYDYVFSIDVNEGGPSMKLPYNVTDDPWLTAHNFLQKNDLSPMFLDQVANFIIENTKGHVVGPAQPAGGDPFTGGARYIPGSSSDTAGLGADPFTGAGRYIPGSGPNPGAPVGVADPFTGGGAYSSSALRQTTNIYFPKTDGVTFEQANSSQIIAKLKELNGGAPQEHKLSEEVLESLERLLLSVCGLNSSEPAPTIQQINLLWKASHWPEDIVFPVLDIMRLAVRHPQVNESLCGEAEGVQLCNHLLNLMRPEGRPANQMLALRTLCNCFSGRHGRALLMAQRETVLSRAADLATVCNKNIHIALATLVLNYAGCLHHQPDLEAKAQCLSVASRALETVQDKEAVFRLLVALGTTVASDQTAQDLARSLGVSSQISKYSSVSDPSKVGECCQLLLKELQ